One genomic segment of Dysosmobacter sp. Marseille-Q4140 includes these proteins:
- a CDS encoding HAD family hydrolase produces MYQTVIFDLDGTLLDTLEDLADAGNWVCRRNGWPEHSLEEFRSMVGHGIPNLVERFSPEGCRSPLLMVNTLAQFSQYYGAHNMDKTLPYAGMEELAAELKKRGVQMAVYSNKADDFSRQIVEHFFPGVFSLVRGKVRGVPVKPDPTGVRQVLAELNADPAATLFVGDSSVDMETAHNAGLPACGVTWGFRSRESLEAAGAEFLADTPEQLAAVILGKEKT; encoded by the coding sequence ATGTACCAAACGGTGATTTTCGATCTGGATGGAACGCTGCTGGACACCCTGGAGGATCTGGCGGACGCCGGCAACTGGGTCTGCCGCCGCAACGGCTGGCCGGAGCACTCCCTGGAGGAGTTCCGGTCCATGGTGGGACACGGGATCCCCAATCTGGTGGAGCGGTTTTCCCCGGAGGGCTGCCGCAGCCCCCTGCTGATGGTGAACACCCTGGCGCAGTTTTCCCAGTACTACGGCGCCCATAATATGGACAAGACCCTGCCCTACGCGGGAATGGAGGAGTTGGCGGCGGAGCTGAAGAAACGCGGCGTGCAGATGGCGGTCTACTCCAACAAGGCCGACGACTTCAGCCGTCAGATCGTGGAGCACTTTTTCCCCGGCGTATTTTCCCTGGTGCGGGGAAAGGTCCGGGGCGTTCCGGTGAAGCCGGACCCCACCGGCGTGCGGCAGGTGCTGGCGGAGCTGAACGCTGACCCGGCCGCGACCCTTTTTGTGGGGGACAGCTCCGTGGACATGGAGACGGCCCACAACGCGGGCCTTCCCGCCTGCGGCGTCACCTGGGGCTTCCGATCCCGGGAGAGTCTGGAGGCCGCCGGCGCGGAGTTCCTGGCGGACACGCCGGAGCAGCTGGCCGCCGTGATCCTGGGCAAAGAGAAAACCTGA
- a CDS encoding histidinol phosphate phosphatase, protein MRICTVHTHSTLCDGKNTLAEMARAAFEAGAVTFGASGHSHTDIPWDQGNVLPEDPSAYRAEVLRLREEYRGRMEVLPGIEQDSQSSQPVPDWAAYWIGSVHNLYDPRTRQYHCVDWDADHVAACLREMFGGDALAMARGYFADVAAMARRRPTILGHMDLIVKLNRDGRFFDEADPAYRAAALEALHAADPDATLLEINTGAMARGYRDTPYPALFLLREWRAMGGRVILTADAHSAAGIVHAYDQAAELARAAGFREHTLLTSRGPMPDFL, encoded by the coding sequence ATGAGGATCTGCACCGTCCACACCCACTCCACCCTCTGCGACGGGAAGAACACCCTGGCGGAGATGGCCCGGGCGGCCTTTGAAGCCGGAGCGGTGACCTTCGGCGCCTCCGGCCACAGCCACACCGATATCCCCTGGGACCAGGGCAACGTGCTGCCGGAGGACCCGTCCGCCTACCGGGCGGAGGTGCTGCGGCTGCGAGAGGAATACCGGGGGCGGATGGAGGTACTGCCGGGCATCGAGCAGGACAGCCAGTCCTCCCAGCCGGTGCCGGACTGGGCGGCGTACTGGATCGGCTCCGTCCACAACCTGTACGATCCCCGGACCAGGCAGTACCACTGCGTGGACTGGGACGCGGACCATGTTGCGGCCTGCCTGCGGGAGATGTTCGGCGGGGACGCCCTGGCCATGGCGAGGGGGTATTTTGCCGACGTGGCCGCCATGGCGCGGCGCAGACCCACCATCCTGGGCCACATGGACCTGATCGTGAAGCTGAACCGGGACGGCCGCTTCTTCGACGAGGCGGACCCGGCCTACCGCGCCGCGGCGCTGGAGGCCCTCCACGCCGCGGACCCGGACGCCACGCTGCTGGAGATCAACACCGGCGCCATGGCCCGGGGCTACCGGGACACGCCCTATCCGGCGCTGTTCTTGCTGCGGGAGTGGCGGGCGATGGGCGGCCGGGTTATCCTCACCGCCGACGCCCACAGCGCCGCCGGGATCGTCCACGCCTACGATCAGGCGGCGGAGCTGGCCCGGGCCGCCGGGTTCCGGGAGCACACCCTTCTGACCAGCCGGGGCCCCATGCCCGATTTCCTGTGA
- a CDS encoding bifunctional phosphoribosyl-AMP cyclohydrolase/phosphoribosyl-ATP diphosphatase HisIE produces MELKFDEKGLIPAIVQDHYTKEVLTLAYMNAESLAITIDEGRTCFWSRSRQELWRKGETSGNVQRVVSITADCDADALVVEVVKAGPACHTGAESCFFQPVYLSEELKQFSYEGLYHLIEGRKTDPKEGSYTTYLFNKGLDKILKKVGEECTEVIIGGRKEDREETIYEIADLTYHVMVLMVQMGISVEDITRELEKRHVVDHKVKQERMQ; encoded by the coding sequence ATGGAACTGAAATTTGACGAAAAGGGCCTGATCCCCGCCATCGTCCAGGACCACTACACCAAGGAGGTCCTGACCCTGGCCTACATGAACGCCGAGAGCCTGGCCATCACCATCGACGAGGGCCGCACCTGCTTCTGGAGCCGCAGCCGTCAGGAGCTCTGGCGCAAGGGCGAGACCAGCGGCAACGTGCAGCGGGTGGTGTCCATCACCGCCGACTGCGACGCCGACGCGTTGGTGGTGGAGGTGGTCAAGGCCGGTCCTGCCTGCCACACCGGCGCGGAGAGCTGCTTTTTCCAGCCGGTGTATCTGTCCGAGGAACTCAAGCAGTTCAGCTATGAGGGTCTCTACCACCTGATCGAGGGCCGCAAGACCGACCCCAAGGAGGGCAGCTACACCACCTACCTCTTCAACAAGGGCCTGGATAAGATCCTCAAGAAGGTGGGCGAGGAGTGCACCGAGGTCATCATCGGCGGCCGCAAGGAGGACAGGGAGGAGACCATCTACGAGATCGCGGACCTGACCTACCACGTCATGGTGCTGATGGTCCAAATGGGCATTTCCGTGGAGGACATCACCCGGGAGCTGGAAAAGCGCCATGTGGTGGACCACAAGGTCAAGCAGGAGCGGATGCAATGA
- the hisF gene encoding imidazole glycerol phosphate synthase subunit HisF has product MLAKRIIPCLDVKDGRVVKGVNFEGLRDMADPVVMARFYNDSGADELVFYDITASAEGRKLFTDILRRVAAEIFIPLTVGGGIRSVEDFDRVLKCGADKVSVNSGAIADPSIIAAAAKKYGDQCVVLSMDVKRVDGQFRLFAKGGREDTGIDALDWAVRGVNDGAGEIVLNSIDTDGVKQGFDLEMLDALAERVHVPIIASGGAGNMEHFAELFTHPGIDAGLAASIFHTGEVDIKDLKRYLRARGVEMRI; this is encoded by the coding sequence ATGCTGGCCAAGCGGATCATCCCCTGCCTGGACGTGAAGGACGGACGGGTGGTGAAGGGCGTCAATTTTGAGGGCCTGCGGGACATGGCGGACCCGGTGGTCATGGCCCGGTTCTACAACGACTCCGGCGCCGACGAGCTGGTGTTCTACGACATCACCGCCTCCGCCGAGGGCCGCAAGCTCTTCACCGACATCCTCCGCCGGGTGGCGGCGGAGATCTTCATTCCGCTGACCGTGGGCGGCGGCATCCGCTCCGTGGAGGATTTCGACCGGGTGCTCAAGTGCGGCGCCGACAAGGTGTCCGTCAACTCCGGCGCCATCGCGGACCCCTCCATCATCGCCGCCGCCGCCAAGAAGTACGGCGACCAGTGCGTGGTCCTCAGCATGGACGTCAAGCGGGTGGACGGACAGTTCCGCCTCTTCGCCAAGGGCGGCCGGGAGGACACCGGCATCGACGCCCTGGACTGGGCGGTCCGGGGCGTGAACGACGGCGCCGGGGAGATCGTGCTGAACTCCATCGACACCGACGGCGTGAAGCAGGGCTTCGACCTGGAGATGCTGGACGCCCTGGCGGAGCGGGTGCACGTGCCCATCATCGCCAGCGGCGGCGCCGGGAACATGGAGCATTTTGCGGAGCTGTTCACCCACCCCGGCATCGATGCGGGTCTTGCGGCCTCCATTTTCCACACCGGAGAGGTGGACATCAAGGACCTCAAGCGCTACCTCCGCGCCCGGGGCGTGGAGATGCGGATCTGA
- the hisA gene encoding 1-(5-phosphoribosyl)-5-[(5-phosphoribosylamino)methylideneamino]imidazole-4-carboxamide isomerase, with the protein MDIFPAIDLRGGQVVRLYQGDYDKETVYAADPCAVARDFLAAGAKCLHVVDLDGARDGTLANFDSIAAIARQGGLYIEVGGGIRDEDRIRRYLDLGVGRCILGTIAVKDFAFTERMARKYGERIVVGVDARDGYVAVSGWKELSAEKGVDFCRRLRSAGVKAVIYTDISRDGAEQGTNLDLYRELSKIDGLAVTASGGVSSIEELRQLKAIGTQAAILGKALYTGRLDLKTVMKEVG; encoded by the coding sequence ATGGATATTTTTCCCGCCATTGACCTGCGGGGCGGACAGGTGGTCCGCCTCTACCAGGGGGATTACGACAAAGAGACCGTCTACGCCGCGGACCCCTGCGCCGTGGCCCGGGACTTCCTGGCCGCCGGGGCGAAATGCCTCCACGTGGTGGACCTGGACGGTGCCCGGGACGGCACCCTGGCCAATTTTGACTCCATCGCCGCCATCGCCCGCCAGGGCGGGCTGTACATCGAGGTGGGCGGCGGCATCCGGGATGAGGACCGCATCCGCCGCTACCTGGACCTGGGGGTGGGCCGCTGCATCCTGGGCACCATCGCCGTAAAGGACTTCGCCTTCACGGAGCGCATGGCCCGGAAGTACGGCGAGCGTATCGTTGTGGGTGTGGACGCCCGGGACGGCTACGTGGCCGTCAGCGGGTGGAAGGAGCTGTCCGCGGAAAAGGGCGTGGACTTCTGCCGCCGCCTCCGCTCCGCCGGGGTGAAGGCCGTCATCTACACCGACATCAGCCGGGACGGGGCCGAACAGGGGACGAACCTGGACCTCTACCGGGAACTTTCCAAAATCGACGGCCTGGCCGTCACCGCCTCCGGCGGTGTCAGCAGCATCGAGGAGCTGCGGCAGCTGAAGGCCATCGGCACCCAGGCCGCCATTCTGGGCAAGGCCCTGTACACCGGGCGGCTGGATTTGAAAACCGTCATGAAGGAGGTGGGCTGA
- a CDS encoding pyridoxamine 5'-phosphate oxidase family protein — translation MRRKDRAVTDPAKIRAVLAECQVCRLGLRDGERVYVVPLNFGLAEREGKQFLYFHGAKEGRKADLIRQGGCACFEMDTGYRLQGGEQACDYTAAFRSIIGEGTVAEVTDPAEKETGLSAVMRQCTGQDRWTYGPAMLDAVGIFRLEVESLTCKEHL, via the coding sequence ATGAGACGCAAGGACCGGGCCGTCACGGACCCGGCAAAGATCCGCGCCGTGCTGGCGGAGTGCCAGGTGTGCCGCCTGGGCCTGCGGGACGGGGAGCGGGTGTATGTGGTGCCGCTGAACTTCGGCCTGGCGGAACGGGAGGGCAAGCAGTTCCTCTACTTCCACGGGGCGAAGGAGGGCCGCAAGGCGGACCTGATCCGGCAGGGCGGCTGTGCCTGCTTTGAGATGGACACTGGCTACCGCCTCCAGGGCGGGGAGCAGGCCTGCGACTACACCGCGGCCTTCCGCAGCATCATCGGGGAGGGGACCGTCGCCGAGGTGACGGACCCTGCCGAGAAGGAGACGGGGCTCAGCGCCGTCATGCGCCAGTGCACCGGGCAGGACCGGTGGACCTACGGCCCGGCCATGCTGGATGCCGTGGGGATCTTCCGGCTGGAGGTGGAGAGCCTCACCTGCAAGGAACACCTGTGA
- the hisH gene encoding imidazole glycerol phosphate synthase subunit HisH, with protein MIAIVDYGVGNLYSLVSSLHHLGLAAEVTGKAEDLCAADRIVLPGVGAFGDARAKLDATGLVPVLLEEAEKKPFLGICLGMQLLFDRSFEYGEHPGLGLVPGEVADLREDLSDKTLKVPHMGWNSLEFQKKDDPLLRDVSDGEYVYYVHSFYARRCAESTSAVSRYGNVAVTGVVRQGNVWGTQFHPEKSGDTGLRILKAFGEL; from the coding sequence ATGATCGCCATTGTGGATTACGGCGTGGGCAACCTCTACTCCCTGGTCTCCAGCCTGCATCACCTGGGCCTGGCGGCGGAGGTCACCGGAAAGGCGGAGGACCTGTGCGCCGCGGACCGGATTGTCCTGCCCGGCGTGGGCGCCTTCGGCGACGCCCGGGCCAAGCTGGACGCCACGGGGCTGGTGCCGGTGCTGCTGGAGGAGGCAGAGAAGAAGCCGTTCCTGGGCATCTGCCTGGGGATGCAGCTGCTCTTTGACCGGAGCTTTGAGTACGGGGAGCACCCGGGCCTGGGGCTGGTGCCCGGCGAGGTGGCGGACCTGCGGGAGGACCTTTCCGACAAGACGCTCAAGGTCCCCCACATGGGCTGGAACAGCCTGGAATTTCAAAAGAAGGACGATCCCCTGCTGCGGGATGTCAGCGACGGGGAGTATGTCTACTATGTCCACAGCTTCTACGCCCGCCGCTGCGCGGAGAGCACCTCGGCGGTGTCCCGGTACGGCAACGTGGCCGTCACCGGCGTGGTCCGCCAGGGCAACGTCTGGGGCACCCAGTTCCACCCGGAGAAGTCCGGGGACACGGGGCTGCGGATCCTGAAGGCCTTCGGTGAGCTGTGA
- the hisB gene encoding imidazoleglycerol-phosphate dehydratase HisB translates to MRTADIQRNTQETRIRLSLCLDGTGKSDIATGVGFLDHMLTLFARHGDFDLTVRCDGDTEVDGHHSVEDIGICLGKAFSQALGDKRGICRYGQFLLPMDETLVLCACDLSGRDYLGWAVELPAAKVGDFDTELAKEFWLAFVRSCPGSIHIRQMAGENTHHILEAVFKGMGRTLKAAVALDEKHLGEIPSTKGTL, encoded by the coding sequence ATGCGCACTGCTGACATTCAGCGCAACACCCAGGAGACCCGCATCCGCCTGAGCCTGTGCCTGGACGGCACCGGAAAGAGCGACATCGCCACCGGCGTGGGGTTCCTGGACCACATGCTGACCCTCTTCGCCCGCCACGGGGACTTCGACCTGACGGTCCGCTGCGACGGGGACACGGAGGTGGACGGCCACCACAGCGTGGAGGATATCGGCATCTGCCTGGGCAAGGCCTTCTCCCAGGCCCTGGGGGACAAGCGGGGCATCTGCCGCTACGGCCAGTTCCTGCTGCCCATGGACGAGACGCTGGTGCTGTGCGCCTGCGACCTCTCCGGCCGGGACTATCTGGGCTGGGCCGTGGAATTGCCCGCCGCAAAGGTGGGGGACTTTGACACGGAGCTGGCCAAGGAGTTCTGGCTGGCCTTCGTCCGCAGCTGCCCCGGTTCCATCCATATCCGGCAGATGGCCGGGGAGAACACCCACCACATCCTGGAGGCGGTGTTCAAGGGCATGGGCCGGACGTTGAAGGCCGCCGTGGCCCTGGACGAAAAGCACCTGGGGGAGATCCCCAGCACCAAGGGCACGCTGTAA
- a CDS encoding histidinol-phosphate transaminase — MSRFLSAEAERLAPYTPGEQPRDQKYVKLNTNESPFPPAPGVLEAVSRGEVKRLNLYSDPTCQALNDAIAQRYDLRRENVLTGNGSDEILAFAFRAFCGAGKPVAYADITYGFYKAQTALFGLDSRIVSLRQDFSLAVEDYLDFPGTVVIANPNAPTGMAVAVSDIRRLLEADKNRVVIVDEAYVDFGAESCVPLVREYDNLLVTQTMSKSRSLAGGRVGFALGCEALIADLNRVKYSFNPYNVNRLSILAGTAAMEDGDYFARCCAAIEENRDWTVRALTKRGFTILPSLANFLFAKSDRIGGEELYRRLKAAGVLVRWFDSDRIRDYVRITIGSRQQMETLVERIDRLLAE; from the coding sequence ATGAGCCGCTTTTTGTCCGCCGAGGCGGAACGCCTCGCACCCTATACCCCCGGGGAACAGCCCCGGGACCAGAAGTACGTGAAGCTCAACACCAACGAGAGCCCCTTCCCGCCTGCCCCTGGCGTGCTGGAGGCCGTCTCCCGGGGCGAGGTGAAGCGGCTGAACCTCTACTCCGACCCCACCTGCCAGGCGCTGAACGACGCCATCGCCCAGCGGTACGACCTGCGCCGGGAGAATGTCCTCACCGGCAATGGCTCCGACGAGATCCTGGCCTTTGCCTTCCGGGCCTTCTGCGGGGCGGGAAAGCCCGTGGCCTACGCCGATATCACCTACGGCTTCTACAAGGCCCAGACGGCCCTGTTCGGCCTGGACAGCCGCATCGTCTCCCTGCGCCAGGATTTCTCCCTGGCGGTGGAGGACTACCTGGACTTCCCCGGCACCGTCGTCATCGCCAACCCCAACGCCCCCACCGGCATGGCCGTGGCGGTGTCCGACATTCGGAGATTGCTGGAGGCGGACAAAAACCGGGTGGTGATCGTAGACGAGGCCTATGTGGACTTCGGCGCCGAGAGCTGCGTGCCCCTGGTCCGTGAATACGACAACCTGCTGGTGACCCAGACCATGTCCAAGAGTCGGTCTCTCGCCGGCGGGCGGGTGGGCTTCGCCCTGGGCTGCGAGGCGCTGATCGCGGACCTGAACCGGGTGAAGTACAGCTTCAACCCCTATAACGTCAACCGCCTGTCCATCCTGGCCGGCACCGCCGCCATGGAGGACGGGGACTACTTCGCCCGCTGCTGCGCCGCCATTGAGGAGAACCGGGACTGGACGGTCCGGGCCCTGACCAAGCGGGGCTTCACCATCCTGCCCTCCCTGGCAAATTTCCTCTTCGCCAAAAGCGACCGTATCGGCGGCGAAGAGCTCTACCGGAGACTGAAGGCGGCGGGGGTCCTGGTGCGGTGGTTCGACAGCGACCGCATCCGGGACTATGTCCGCATCACCATCGGCTCCCGCCAGCAGATGGAGACGCTGGTAGAGCGGATCGACCGCCTGCTGGCGGAATAA
- the hisD gene encoding histidinol dehydrogenase, with product MIRILDWETIRPEEILNRDIRAEADVGAAVDAVIADVRKNGDAALLRYTERFDGVSLTALEVTAAEMDAAWAALDEDFKTTLQMAADNIRRFHERQVHNDFVLTDRPGIVMGQRYTPIRRVGVCVPRSPEAFPSTILMNVIPARIAGVEEIFVVTPPDQTGAVSPEALAAAKIAGADRIFKVGGAQAVAALAYGTETIPAVDKVVGPGGIFVATAKRKVFGQVGIDMIAGPSEILVLSDGDSDPAWVAADLLSQAEHDVCASAVLVTDSRPLAQAVQRELEKQLAALPRQDIAAKALNDNGKIIVTADLSAAVEAVNRIAPEHLELCVADPFALLPQIRNAGSVFLGRSAPEALGDYFAGPNHTLPTSGTARFSSPLGVDDFRKRSSFLYYTREALAEAAPRIAEFARREGLEAHARSVLSRRQTKEKGETD from the coding sequence GTGATCCGGATCTTAGATTGGGAGACGATCCGGCCGGAGGAGATCCTCAACCGGGACATCCGGGCGGAGGCGGACGTGGGCGCCGCCGTGGACGCGGTGATCGCCGACGTGCGGAAAAACGGCGACGCGGCGCTGCTGCGGTACACGGAGCGGTTCGACGGCGTGTCCTTGACGGCCCTGGAGGTGACGGCGGCGGAGATGGACGCGGCCTGGGCCGCCCTGGACGAGGACTTCAAGACCACTCTCCAGATGGCGGCGGACAACATCCGCCGTTTCCACGAACGGCAGGTGCACAATGACTTTGTTCTCACCGACCGGCCCGGCATCGTCATGGGCCAGCGGTACACCCCTATCCGGCGGGTGGGCGTGTGCGTGCCCCGGAGCCCGGAGGCCTTCCCCTCCACCATATTGATGAACGTGATCCCCGCCCGGATCGCGGGCGTGGAGGAGATCTTCGTGGTGACGCCGCCGGACCAAACCGGCGCCGTCAGCCCGGAGGCCCTGGCGGCGGCAAAGATCGCCGGTGCGGACCGGATCTTCAAGGTGGGCGGCGCCCAGGCGGTGGCGGCCCTGGCCTACGGCACCGAGACCATCCCGGCGGTGGACAAGGTGGTGGGCCCCGGCGGCATCTTCGTGGCCACCGCCAAGCGGAAGGTGTTCGGCCAGGTGGGCATCGACATGATCGCCGGGCCCAGCGAGATCCTGGTGCTCTCCGACGGGGACAGCGACCCCGCCTGGGTGGCGGCGGACCTGCTGAGCCAGGCGGAGCACGACGTGTGCGCCTCCGCCGTGCTGGTGACGGACAGCCGCCCCCTGGCCCAGGCGGTGCAGCGGGAGCTGGAAAAGCAGCTCGCGGCCCTGCCCCGGCAGGACATCGCTGCAAAAGCGCTCAACGACAACGGCAAGATCATCGTGACCGCGGACCTCTCCGCGGCGGTGGAGGCGGTGAACCGCATCGCCCCGGAGCACCTGGAGCTGTGCGTGGCGGACCCCTTCGCCCTGCTGCCTCAAATTCGCAATGCCGGCAGCGTGTTCCTGGGCCGCAGTGCCCCGGAGGCCCTGGGTGACTACTTCGCCGGGCCCAACCACACCCTGCCCACCTCCGGCACCGCCCGGTTCTCCAGCCCCCTGGGGGTGGACGACTTCCGCAAGCGGTCCAGCTTCCTCTACTACACCCGGGAGGCCCTGGCGGAGGCCGCCCCCCGGATCGCCGAGTTCGCCCGCCGGGAGGGCCTGGAGGCCCACGCCCGGTCGGTATTGAGCCGCCGCCAGACCAAGGAGAAGGGAGAAACCGATTGA
- a CDS encoding ATP phosphoribosyltransferase, with amino-acid sequence MELDLNILKPQERVSLQLRLLYERAGFSKYHMGRFEEYGLYQENRRFLSSEQVITFTDLDGRLLALKPDVTLSIAKNAQVESGGCGRYYYMENVYRPSQESHTFREISQMGLECIGAVDDDATAQAVSLALRSLALTERDFLLEISHMGFVTGLFDAVGAGEAARPKLLTCIRDKNRHELQKAAAAAGLSRQGTDALCRLGELAGPWEQVLAAAEPLALNAAMGDALTELRTLCEALEGTDGTANVKLDLSLVNDMEYYNGLVLQGYLAGLPRAVLRGGRYDPLAEQFRPGARAIGFALYLDELDRLADAPAETDGKVMLNVALPKGRLGDKVYDLLAGVGYGCPENYNDTRKLVVENREAGIRYFLVKPSDVAIYVEHGAADIGIVGKDILAESGADVYELLDTGLGKCRMCVAGPKDFAEDQSRALRVATKFVNIAKAYYAAQGRDIDIIKLNGSIELAPILGLSNVIVDIVETGTTLKENDLKVLTEFMPISARFIANRASYQFKHREIGTLLKKLTEVTDQ; translated from the coding sequence ATGGAACTGGATCTCAACATTCTCAAGCCCCAGGAGCGGGTGTCTTTGCAATTGCGGCTGCTGTACGAGCGCGCGGGCTTTTCCAAGTACCACATGGGCCGCTTCGAGGAGTACGGGCTCTATCAGGAGAACCGGCGCTTCCTCTCCAGCGAGCAGGTCATCACCTTCACAGATCTGGACGGGCGGCTGCTGGCCCTCAAGCCGGACGTGACCCTCTCCATCGCCAAGAACGCCCAGGTGGAGAGCGGCGGCTGCGGACGCTACTATTATATGGAGAACGTCTACCGCCCCAGCCAGGAGAGCCACACCTTCCGTGAGATCAGCCAGATGGGCCTGGAGTGCATCGGCGCCGTGGACGACGATGCCACCGCCCAGGCCGTGTCCCTGGCCCTGCGGAGCCTGGCCCTGACGGAGCGGGACTTCCTGCTGGAGATCAGCCACATGGGCTTCGTGACGGGGCTCTTTGACGCCGTGGGCGCCGGGGAGGCGGCGCGGCCGAAGCTGCTGACCTGCATCCGGGACAAGAACCGCCACGAGCTCCAGAAGGCCGCCGCCGCGGCGGGCCTCTCCCGCCAGGGCACGGACGCCCTGTGCCGCCTGGGCGAGCTGGCGGGACCCTGGGAGCAGGTGCTTGCCGCCGCGGAGCCCCTGGCCCTCAACGCGGCCATGGGCGACGCCCTGACGGAGCTGCGGACGCTGTGTGAGGCCCTGGAGGGCACCGACGGCACCGCCAACGTGAAACTGGACCTGTCTCTCGTCAACGACATGGAGTACTACAACGGCCTGGTCCTCCAGGGGTATCTGGCGGGACTGCCCCGGGCGGTGCTGCGGGGCGGCCGGTACGACCCTTTGGCGGAGCAGTTCCGGCCCGGCGCCCGGGCCATTGGCTTTGCGCTGTACTTAGACGAGCTGGACCGGCTGGCCGACGCCCCGGCGGAGACGGACGGGAAGGTCATGCTGAACGTGGCCCTGCCCAAGGGCCGCCTGGGCGACAAGGTCTACGATCTGCTGGCAGGCGTGGGCTACGGCTGCCCGGAGAACTACAACGACACCCGCAAGCTGGTGGTGGAGAACCGGGAGGCCGGGATCCGCTACTTCCTGGTCAAGCCCAGCGACGTGGCCATCTATGTGGAGCACGGCGCCGCCGACATCGGCATCGTGGGCAAGGACATCCTGGCCGAGTCCGGGGCGGACGTGTACGAACTGCTGGACACGGGCCTTGGCAAGTGCCGCATGTGCGTGGCCGGGCCCAAGGACTTTGCCGAGGACCAGAGCCGGGCGCTGCGGGTGGCCACCAAGTTCGTGAACATCGCCAAGGCCTACTACGCCGCCCAGGGCCGGGACATCGACATCATCAAGCTCAACGGCTCCATCGAGCTGGCCCCCATCCTGGGCCTCAGCAACGTGATCGTGGACATCGTGGAGACGGGCACCACCCTGAAGGAGAACGATTTGAAGGTGCTGACGGAGTTCATGCCCATCTCCGCCCGGTTCATCGCCAACCGGGCCAGCTACCAGTTCAAGCACCGGGAGATCGGCACGCTTCTGAAAAAACTCACGGAGGTGACGGACCAGTGA
- a CDS encoding helix-turn-helix transcriptional regulator codes for MKRSTPLSRNIGKKVKYYRELRGLTQKELAARLQTVGCDLTESMVGQIEIGYRATSVYEIDKLAEVLHVDYNALFAQDD; via the coding sequence TTGAAACGGAGTACGCCTCTCAGCCGCAATATCGGCAAAAAAGTGAAATACTACCGGGAGCTGCGGGGGCTGACCCAGAAGGAGCTGGCCGCCCGGCTGCAAACCGTCGGCTGCGACTTGACGGAAAGCATGGTGGGGCAGATTGAGATCGGCTATCGGGCCACCTCCGTTTATGAGATCGACAAGCTGGCGGAGGTCCTGCACGTGGATTACAACGCCCTGTTCGCCCAGGACGACTGA